Proteins from a genomic interval of Arvicanthis niloticus isolate mArvNil1 chromosome 26, mArvNil1.pat.X, whole genome shotgun sequence:
- the LOC143438821 gene encoding olfactory receptor 8D1-like, which yields METGNHSAAVVFILVGLTQQPELLLPLFILFLGIYVVTAVGNLGMILLITVSPLLHTPMYYFLSSLSFVDLCYSTVITPKMLVNFLGKKNFITYSECMAQFFFFAIFVVTEGYLLTVMAYDRYVAICRPLLYNVIMSSRLCLLLVLVAFTLGLFSAVVHTSAMMNLNFCKTYTISHYFCDALPLLKLSCSNTHLNELLIFIIGGLNTLVPTLAVTISYVFIFWSIFHIKSSKGRSKAFGTCSSHLMAVGIFFGSITFMYLKPSSSNSLEQEKVSSVFYTTVIPMLNPLIYSLRNKDVKKALGRFSVGR from the coding sequence ATGGAAACTGGGAATCATTCTGCAGCAGTTGTGTTTATCTTGGTGGGATTAACACAGCAACCTGAGCTCCTGCTGCCCCTCTTCATTCTGTTCCTGGGCATTTATGTGGTGACTGCAGTGGGGAACCTGGGCATGATCCTGCTCATCACAGTCAGCCCACTGCTGCACACTCCCATGTACTATTTCCTCAGCAGCTTGTCCTTTGTTGATCTCTGCTATTCCACTGTCATTACACCCAAAATGCTGGTGAACTTCCTTGGGAAGAAAAATTTCATTACTTATTCTGAGTGCATGGCccagttctttttctttgcaatCTTTGTGGTCACTGAGGGTTACCTCCTGACTGTTATGGCATATGATCGTTATGTGGCTATCTGCAGACCGTTGCTGTATAATGTTATCATGTCCTCTAGGCTATGCTTACTGTTAGTGCTGGTTGCTTTCACTTTAGGCCTTTTTTCTGCTGTGGTACACACAAGTGCTATGATGAATCTGAACTTCTGTAAAACCTACACCATAAGTCATTACTTCTGTGATGCTCTTCCCCTCCTCAAACTTTCCTGTTCTAACACACATCTCAATGAGCTTCTCATATTTATTATTGGAGGACTCAACACTTTGGTGCCCACTCTAGCTGTTACCATCTCCTATGTCTTCATCTTCTGGAGCATCTTTCACATCAAGTCATCAAAGGGAAGGTCCAAAGCATTTGGAACCTGCAGTTCCCATCTCATGGCTGTGGGGATATTCTTTGGCTCTATTACTTTCATGTATTTAAAGCCTTCTTCAAGTAATTCTCTGGAGCAAGAGAAGGTGTCTTCTGTTTTCTATACCACAGTGATACCCATGCTAAACCCATTGATATATAGTTTGAGGAACAAAGATGTGAAGAAAGCATTAGGCAGATTTTCGGTAGGAAGATAA